The Chryseobacterium phocaeense genome includes the window ACTCTTAAAGCCTCAAACTTTAAACTTAAACATTGAACTTCAAACTCTGAACTTTGAATTAACACCCATGTCTAAAAAAAGCTTTTTCTATCGTAACAGCCTGAGTATCGTCTTAATTCTGTTAATGCTTTCATGTCTTATCGGGCAGTTTTTTACAGGCTGGAAGACGGAAAATAAGGAACTGCAGGAAAATGGCGTTGCCTTATTGAGTCTTGGAGAATATATTCACAGCGGGCATTTCATACAGGCGACTTTTGAGAACTGGGAAAGTGAATTTCTCCAGATGATGCTGTACATCGTGTTAACGGTTTCCCTGAGGCAGAAAGGTTCAAGCGAATCTAAATCGCTGGAAGAAAAAGAAGACGTGGACAGGGATCCAAAACCACATCCGAAAGCCCCGTGGCCCGTAAGAAAAGGCGGAATCTGGCTTGCTGTTTATAAACATTCATTATCTCTTGCATTTGCGGTTTTGTTTCTGGCCAGCTTCGGAATGCATTTTTACGGAAGCCTGAAAGATTATAATGAGGAGCAATTGTCAAAAAATAAAGCTGCAGTAACCGCATTTCAGTACGCCTCTGACTCCAGGTTCTGGTTTGAATCTTTTCAAAACTGGCAGAGCGAATTTTTAGCGGTAGCTTCCATTGTAATCCTCTCAATATGGCTCCGTGAAAAAGGCTCCCCGGAATCCAAACCGGTGGATATGGCTCATGATGAAACGCCTTAAGCTGTTTTCCTTACCTTAGGCTTGGATTTCATGATCGCAAAATAAGAAGCTGTAAAAGCGGAAAGGCTTTGATATCCTGTCATGTAAGCGATCTGACTTAAAGTATACTGTCCGGTGTCGATCAGTTCGATGCTTTTCAGAATTCTTACCAGTTGATGATACTTTTGAAGGGTAATGC containing:
- a CDS encoding DUF6766 family protein; the encoded protein is MSKKSFFYRNSLSIVLILLMLSCLIGQFFTGWKTENKELQENGVALLSLGEYIHSGHFIQATFENWESEFLQMMLYIVLTVSLRQKGSSESKSLEEKEDVDRDPKPHPKAPWPVRKGGIWLAVYKHSLSLAFAVLFLASFGMHFYGSLKDYNEEQLSKNKAAVTAFQYASDSRFWFESFQNWQSEFLAVASIVILSIWLREKGSPESKPVDMAHDETP